A single Halobellus ruber DNA region contains:
- the mre11 gene encoding DNA double-strand break repair protein Mre11 — MTRVIHTGDTHLGYAQYHSQTRQADFRDAFEQVVDDAVDADVDAVIHAGDLFHDRRPELRELLATIRLLRRLRTAGIPFLAVVGNHESTRSGQWLDLFEDLGLAERLGSEPRSVGTTAFYGLDHVPKSRRAELDYDFAPHDADFAALVAHGLFTPFAHADWETETVLAESTVDFDAVLLGDNHEPGTETVDDTWVTYCGSTERASAAEETPRGYNLVTFDDEVDVRRRTLDTRRFVFVSVSLSAGEGAERVHEQLRQHDVTDAVAVVEITGEGESVAPAAIEESLTERGALVARVTDRRDREADADIDVSFADPDDAVAERVRELGLSEAALDVDETIRSGETPDSNVRAAVESRVADRLDGDRTAFRVSTDGEDPPGGGDDVADSGAGDDAEESETDGDENDDGGDSDDTTAIAEEPATGSDDDGADPGGESDRTTDTQVTLEDL; from the coding sequence ATGACACGGGTGATCCACACCGGCGACACCCACCTCGGGTACGCACAGTACCACTCCCAGACACGCCAGGCGGACTTCCGGGACGCCTTCGAGCAGGTGGTCGACGACGCAGTCGACGCCGACGTCGACGCCGTGATCCACGCGGGGGATCTGTTCCACGACCGCCGGCCGGAACTGCGGGAGCTCCTGGCGACGATCCGGCTCCTCCGCCGGCTCCGGACGGCCGGGATCCCGTTTCTCGCGGTCGTCGGCAACCACGAGTCGACCAGAAGCGGCCAGTGGCTCGACCTCTTCGAGGACCTCGGACTCGCCGAACGCCTCGGCTCGGAGCCCCGGAGCGTCGGCACGACGGCGTTCTACGGCCTCGATCACGTGCCGAAGTCGCGGCGGGCGGAGCTGGACTACGACTTCGCGCCCCACGACGCCGACTTCGCCGCCCTGGTGGCTCACGGGCTGTTCACCCCCTTCGCACACGCCGACTGGGAGACCGAGACCGTCCTCGCGGAATCGACTGTCGACTTCGACGCCGTCCTGTTGGGCGACAACCACGAGCCCGGAACCGAGACGGTCGACGACACCTGGGTGACCTACTGCGGGTCGACCGAGCGGGCCAGCGCCGCCGAGGAGACCCCTCGCGGCTACAACCTCGTGACGTTCGACGACGAGGTCGACGTCCGGCGGCGGACCCTCGACACCCGGCGGTTCGTCTTCGTGTCGGTGTCTCTGTCGGCGGGCGAAGGCGCCGAGCGGGTCCACGAACAGCTCCGACAACACGACGTGACCGACGCGGTCGCGGTGGTCGAGATCACCGGCGAGGGGGAGTCGGTGGCGCCCGCCGCGATCGAGGAGTCACTGACCGAGCGGGGGGCTCTGGTGGCGCGGGTCACCGACCGCCGGGACCGCGAGGCCGACGCCGACATCGACGTCTCCTTCGCCGACCCCGACGACGCCGTCGCCGAGCGGGTCCGCGAGTTGGGGCTCTCCGAGGCCGCACTCGACGTCGACGAGACCATCCGCTCGGGGGAGACCCCCGACTCGAACGTCCGGGCGGCGGTGGAGTCGCGCGTGGCGGACCGACTCGACGGCGACAGGACAGCGTTCAGGGTCTCGACGGACGGTGAGGATCCTCCGGGAGGTGGCGACGACGTCGCGGATTCCGGAGCGGGCGACGACGCCGAGGAGAGCGAAACGGACGGCGACGAGAACGACGACGGCGGCGACAGCGACGACACTACCGCCATAGCGGAGGAGCCGGCGACCGGGAGCGACGACGACGGCGCCGATCCCGGCGGGGAGTCGGACCGCACGACCGACACGCAGGTCACGCTGGAGGACCTCTGA
- the rad50 gene encoding DNA double-strand break repair ATPase Rad50: MRFERLQLRNFKPYADADLELRDGVTVIHGLNGSGKSSLLEACFFALYGARALDDTLDEVVTSGADGAEVTLRFVHDGDAYEITRELRRSGDRISTTTCTLDGPDVAVDGARDVRAFVTERLRMDAEAFVNCAYVRQGEVNKLINATPTQRQDTIDDLLQLGKLEEYRERAGQARLGVEDVLSEQRGALSKLDAQIEAKESADLHARLNELETELAEVDDEIERFEGNRDRAEETLADAEEVLSTYEDRKAELSELDDDIAELEAAIEADESTREELKSEIVETRDRVEKLESELSAALDGAEIDATGAADLNSDAIDERCEELDAAEASIREDLQDARERRTMLSNQAENLDERADELQSRAEEARERADDAEASADDADDRAAEHGEEMDRIDGEIESLRGRFDDAPVDVGEAATYRESIQADLDDAKEAVTEARTELESARERLEEARELRAEGNCPECGQPVEGSPHVAAIDDHEERVAELESEVQEARERREELTDRLEVAEELADAESRIESLREQRSLVEERVADAEEAARERRAEAESLREDAADYEAEAEEKREAAETQSEAAAEAAKRVESLEADLETVAEAAERLDRIAELRTERDEIEARIDRLRERRAELSERNDERREFLAEKRERRRELADAIDESRIQEAEANRQEAESYLERVAEKLDELRERRDEIQSEIGSVKGELSNLEDLRTDREAVAARVADLESLHDEIATLESAYTDLRAELRKRNVETLERMLNETFELVYGNDAYARIRLDDEYELTVFQKDGTALEPGQLSGGERALFNLSLRCAIYRLLAEGIEGSAPMPPLILDEPTVFLDSGHVSRLVDLVEEMRSLGVAQILIVSHDDELVAAADDLVTVEKDPTTNRSSVRRHEDAALAAAELGADD; the protein is encoded by the coding sequence ATGCGGTTCGAACGGCTCCAGCTTCGAAATTTCAAGCCCTACGCCGACGCGGACCTCGAACTCCGGGACGGCGTGACGGTCATCCACGGCCTGAACGGCAGCGGCAAGTCGTCGCTGCTCGAAGCCTGTTTCTTCGCGCTGTACGGCGCCCGTGCGCTCGACGACACGCTCGACGAGGTCGTGACCTCCGGCGCCGACGGGGCCGAGGTGACGCTCCGGTTCGTCCACGACGGCGACGCCTACGAGATCACCCGCGAACTCCGGCGCTCGGGCGACCGGATCTCGACGACGACCTGCACCCTCGACGGCCCGGACGTCGCGGTCGATGGCGCGCGCGACGTGCGGGCGTTCGTGACCGAACGGCTCCGGATGGACGCCGAGGCGTTCGTCAACTGCGCGTACGTCCGTCAGGGAGAGGTCAACAAGCTGATCAACGCCACCCCCACACAGCGACAGGACACGATCGACGACCTGCTCCAGTTGGGGAAGTTAGAGGAGTACCGCGAACGGGCCGGACAGGCCCGGCTGGGGGTCGAAGACGTGCTCTCCGAGCAGCGTGGCGCGCTCTCGAAGCTCGACGCCCAGATCGAGGCGAAGGAGTCGGCCGACCTCCACGCCCGGTTGAACGAACTCGAAACCGAACTCGCGGAGGTCGACGACGAGATCGAGCGGTTCGAGGGGAACCGCGACCGCGCAGAGGAGACGCTCGCCGACGCCGAGGAGGTGCTGTCGACCTACGAGGATCGGAAGGCGGAACTGTCGGAGCTGGACGACGACATCGCGGAGCTGGAGGCGGCCATCGAGGCCGACGAGTCCACCCGCGAGGAACTCAAATCCGAGATCGTCGAGACCCGAGACCGGGTCGAGAAGCTCGAATCCGAGCTGTCGGCCGCGCTCGACGGGGCCGAGATCGACGCGACCGGCGCCGCCGACCTAAACAGCGACGCGATCGACGAGCGCTGCGAAGAGCTCGACGCCGCGGAGGCGTCGATCCGCGAGGATCTTCAGGACGCCAGAGAGCGACGGACGATGCTGTCGAACCAGGCTGAGAACCTCGACGAGCGGGCCGACGAGCTACAGTCCCGCGCGGAGGAGGCCCGGGAACGGGCCGACGACGCCGAGGCGTCGGCCGACGACGCCGACGACCGGGCGGCCGAGCACGGCGAGGAGATGGACCGTATCGACGGCGAGATCGAGTCGCTCCGCGGGCGGTTCGACGACGCCCCGGTCGACGTCGGCGAGGCCGCCACGTACCGGGAGTCGATCCAGGCCGACCTCGACGATGCGAAGGAGGCGGTCACGGAAGCGCGGACGGAACTGGAGTCCGCGCGCGAACGGCTCGAGGAGGCGCGGGAACTCCGCGCCGAGGGGAACTGTCCGGAGTGCGGCCAGCCGGTGGAGGGCTCCCCGCACGTCGCCGCCATCGACGACCACGAAGAGCGGGTCGCGGAGCTCGAATCCGAGGTGCAGGAGGCGCGGGAGCGGCGCGAGGAGCTGACCGACCGGCTGGAGGTTGCCGAGGAGCTTGCGGACGCCGAATCACGGATCGAGAGCCTGCGGGAGCAGCGCTCCCTGGTCGAAGAGCGGGTCGCGGACGCGGAGGAGGCCGCCCGCGAGCGCCGCGCAGAGGCTGAATCCCTCCGGGAGGACGCTGCCGACTACGAGGCCGAGGCCGAAGAGAAACGGGAGGCGGCGGAGACCCAGTCCGAGGCCGCCGCCGAGGCCGCAAAGCGGGTCGAATCGCTGGAGGCGGATCTTGAGACCGTCGCCGAGGCCGCAGAGCGGCTCGACCGGATCGCCGAACTCCGCACCGAGCGCGACGAGATCGAGGCCCGGATCGACCGGCTGCGGGAGCGCCGGGCGGAGCTGTCGGAGCGCAACGACGAGCGCCGGGAGTTCCTCGCGGAGAAACGGGAGCGCCGGCGGGAACTCGCCGACGCGATCGACGAATCGCGGATCCAGGAGGCCGAAGCAAACAGGCAGGAAGCCGAGTCGTACCTCGAACGCGTCGCGGAAAAGCTGGACGAACTCCGGGAGCGACGCGACGAGATCCAAAGCGAGATCGGCAGCGTGAAAGGCGAACTCTCGAACCTCGAGGACCTCCGTACGGACAGGGAGGCGGTGGCGGCCCGCGTCGCGGACCTCGAATCGCTCCACGACGAGATCGCGACGCTGGAATCGGCGTACACCGACCTCCGCGCGGAGCTCCGCAAGCGAAACGTCGAGACGCTCGAACGGATGCTCAACGAGACCTTCGAGCTGGTGTACGGCAACGACGCGTACGCCCGGATCCGGCTTGACGACGAATACGAGCTGACAGTCTTCCAGAAGGACGGAACGGCGCTGGAGCCCGGGCAACTGTCGGGCGGCGAGCGCGCGCTGTTCAACCTCTCGCTGCGGTGTGCCATCTACCGGCTGCTGGCGGAGGGGATCGAGGGGTCGGCGCCGATGCCGCCGCTGATCCTCGACGAGCCCACGGTGTTTCTCGATTCGGGGCACGTCTCCCGGCTGGTGGACCTCGTCGAGGAGATGCGGAGCCTCGGCGTGGCCCAGATCCTGATCGTGAGCCACGACGACGAGCTCGTTGCAGCCGCCGACGACCTGGTGACCGTCGAGAAGGACCCCACCACGAACCGGTCGTCGGTCCGGCGCCACGAGGACGCCGCCCTCGCCGCGGCGGAACTCGGGGCCGACGACTGA
- a CDS encoding DUF7321 family protein: MVSDSTIATGAALMVTASLPFYLYGAWIMIDAEVVTWDVLIHHLKFIVPGLVLNTIPVAGWMVPRLLDQLRGVLVLHAVLGLQAYALLAFALTGIVRILQVKREADLYSDPTRDVDLDDLHPNMGAWRGRLRVGVFGYVIFWFLAWLLGLYQFLTRYLLG; encoded by the coding sequence ATGGTTTCAGACTCGACCATCGCGACCGGCGCCGCGCTGATGGTCACTGCGAGCCTGCCGTTCTACCTCTACGGCGCGTGGATCATGATCGACGCCGAGGTGGTGACCTGGGACGTCCTGATCCACCACCTGAAGTTCATCGTCCCCGGGCTCGTTCTCAACACGATCCCGGTCGCGGGGTGGATGGTGCCGCGGCTGCTCGACCAGCTCCGGGGGGTGCTCGTGCTCCACGCCGTGTTGGGGCTGCAGGCGTACGCCCTGCTCGCGTTCGCGCTCACCGGGATCGTCCGCATCCTCCAGGTGAAACGCGAGGCCGACCTCTACTCCGACCCCACGCGGGACGTCGACCTCGACGACCTCCACCCGAATATGGGCGCGTGGCGCGGCCGGCTCCGCGTCGGCGTCTTCGGCTACGTGATCTTCTGGTTTCTGGCGTGGCTGCTCGGGCTCTACCAGTTCCTGACCCGGTATCTGCTCGGGTAG
- a CDS encoding DUF7318 family protein: MSSSGSTYGDIHRYEPARESTAAAIAIVLLTVIEVLFVFLFTYGLVSGWGLTETGNMYLGAVLAVIFIDLAFILAMYRKEFLPDVVIVKKRRRKWEDLYIREDDVDGTPFADGAWDHVKRAIYPYYKR, from the coding sequence ATGTCATCCAGCGGAAGCACCTACGGCGACATCCACCGGTACGAACCGGCGCGTGAGAGTACCGCCGCGGCGATCGCGATCGTGCTGCTCACCGTCATCGAGGTCCTGTTCGTGTTCCTGTTCACCTACGGTCTCGTCTCCGGGTGGGGGCTGACCGAGACCGGGAACATGTACCTCGGCGCGGTGTTAGCCGTCATTTTCATTGACCTGGCGTTCATCCTGGCGATGTACAGAAAGGAGTTCCTCCCGGACGTCGTGATCGTCAAGAAGCGGCGTCGGAAGTGGGAGGACCTCTACATCCGCGAGGACGACGTCGACGGCACGCCGTTCGCCGACGGCGCGTGGGACCACGTCAAACGGGCGATCTACCCGTACTACAAGCGATAA
- the pan1 gene encoding proteasome-activating nucleotidase Pan1 codes for MTDTVDDVELPYDEEAASQQEKIEALRERLDVLESQNEEMRDKLLDANAENNKYQQKLERLTHENKKLKQSPLFVATVQEINDDGVVIKQHGNNQEALTEVTEDMRAELEPDSRVAVNNSLSIVKRLDDETDVRARVMQVDHSPEVTYGDIGGLDEQMQEVRETVEMPLESPEMFEQVGIQPPSGVLLYGPPGTGKTMLAKAVANETDATFIKMAGSELVHKFIGEGAKLVRDLFEVARENEPAVLFIDEIDAIASKRTDSKTSGDAEVQRTMMQLLSEMDGFDERGEVRIIAATNRFDMLDEAILRPGRFDRLIEVPKPGREGRSLIFEIHTRDMNVGDDVDFERLADMADDASGADIKAICTEAGMFAIRDNRTEIAMADFVEAWEKIQADAITDGEPSRAFA; via the coding sequence ATGACTGACACCGTTGACGACGTCGAGCTCCCGTACGACGAGGAGGCGGCGTCGCAGCAGGAGAAGATCGAGGCGTTGCGGGAACGCCTCGACGTTCTCGAGTCCCAAAACGAGGAGATGCGGGACAAGCTACTCGACGCGAACGCGGAGAACAACAAGTACCAGCAGAAGCTCGAGCGGCTCACCCACGAGAACAAGAAACTGAAGCAGTCGCCGCTGTTCGTCGCCACCGTCCAGGAGATCAACGACGACGGCGTCGTGATCAAACAGCACGGCAACAACCAGGAGGCGCTCACCGAGGTGACCGAGGACATGCGGGCGGAGCTGGAACCCGACTCCCGGGTCGCGGTCAACAACTCGCTGTCCATCGTCAAGCGCCTCGACGACGAGACGGACGTCCGGGCCCGCGTGATGCAGGTCGACCACAGCCCCGAGGTCACCTACGGGGACATCGGCGGGCTCGACGAGCAGATGCAGGAGGTCCGCGAGACCGTCGAGATGCCGCTGGAATCCCCCGAGATGTTCGAGCAGGTCGGGATCCAGCCGCCCTCGGGCGTGCTGCTGTACGGCCCGCCAGGGACGGGGAAAACGATGCTGGCGAAGGCGGTCGCAAACGAGACCGACGCGACGTTCATCAAGATGGCGGGCTCGGAGCTGGTTCACAAGTTCATCGGCGAGGGCGCGAAGCTGGTGCGTGACCTCTTCGAGGTCGCCCGCGAGAACGAGCCGGCGGTGCTTTTCATCGACGAGATCGACGCCATCGCCTCCAAGCGGACGGACTCGAAGACCTCCGGCGACGCCGAGGTCCAGCGGACGATGATGCAACTCCTCTCGGAGATGGACGGCTTCGACGAGCGCGGCGAGGTCCGGATCATCGCCGCCACGAACCGGTTCGATATGCTCGACGAGGCGATCCTCCGCCCCGGCCGCTTCGACCGGCTCATCGAGGTGCCCAAGCCCGGCCGCGAGGGGCGCTCGCTCATCTTCGAGATCCACACCCGCGACATGAACGTCGGGGACGATGTCGACTTCGAGCGGCTCGCGGATATGGCCGACGACGCCTCCGGCGCGGACATCAAGGCGATCTGCACCGAGGCGGGGATGTTCGCGATCCGCGACAACCGCACGGAGATCGCGATGGCGGACTTCGTCGAGGCCTGGGAGAAGATCCAGGCCGACGCGATCACCGACGGCGAACCGAGCCGCGCGTTCGCCTGA
- a CDS encoding winged helix-turn-helix transcriptional regulator, translating to MSATEPLARDEESADRWDQVREMPPSAKLVAKVLDYNDTLTQSQLAEETLLPPRTVRYALTRLEDADVVNSRFSFTDARKRLYTLNV from the coding sequence ATGAGTGCCACCGAACCACTCGCCCGAGACGAGGAGTCGGCCGATCGATGGGATCAGGTGCGGGAGATGCCGCCGAGCGCGAAGCTCGTAGCGAAGGTCCTCGACTACAACGACACGCTGACCCAGAGCCAACTCGCCGAGGAGACGCTGTTGCCGCCCCGGACGGTGCGCTACGCGCTCACCCGGCTCGAGGACGCGGACGTGGTGAACTCCCGGTTTTCCTTCACTGACGCCCGTAAGCGACTGTACACGCTAAACGTCTGA
- a CDS encoding cytochrome bc complex cytochrome b subunit — translation MTDDTTDSKTESEAEQPRADGSGIVAPDDETPTWRERKERTQGLSQLTYEYFERARREDQDLRQESDYVERDVLAFPTWPHEVIRNLAIASFFVGMLIFLSATLPPHIGDPADPSSTPAIILPDWYLYWSFGLLKLGPLNPDLSILGGQKLMADRTYGVLANIVVVGFVAIVPFLNKGSARRPVEQPFWAAVGVGGVLFAFTISVYSAKNLIPMNLHLLFDLTFLVPIVGGFVTWAVLKTMREGYMYDLNRRYYRLRPPK, via the coding sequence ATGACCGACGACACAACCGACTCAAAGACCGAATCCGAGGCCGAACAGCCCCGCGCTGACGGGAGTGGCATCGTCGCGCCGGACGACGAGACCCCGACGTGGCGCGAGCGCAAGGAGCGCACCCAGGGGCTCTCACAGCTCACCTACGAGTACTTCGAACGGGCCCGCCGCGAGGATCAGGACCTCCGCCAGGAGTCCGACTACGTCGAGCGCGACGTGCTCGCGTTCCCGACGTGGCCCCACGAGGTCATCCGGAACCTCGCGATCGCGAGCTTCTTCGTGGGAATGTTGATCTTCCTGTCGGCGACGCTGCCGCCGCACATCGGCGACCCCGCCGATCCGTCGAGCACGCCCGCGATCATCCTGCCGGACTGGTATCTCTACTGGTCCTTCGGGTTACTCAAGCTCGGTCCCCTGAACCCGGACCTGTCGATCCTGGGTGGCCAGAAGCTGATGGCCGACCGGACCTACGGCGTGCTCGCGAACATCGTCGTGGTCGGGTTCGTCGCCATCGTTCCCTTCCTCAACAAGGGAAGCGCCCGGCGCCCCGTCGAGCAGCCGTTCTGGGCGGCCGTCGGCGTCGGCGGCGTGCTCTTCGCGTTCACGATCAGCGTCTACTCCGCGAAGAACCTGATCCCGATGAACCTTCATCTGCTCTTCGACCTGACGTTCCTCGTACCGATCGTCGGCGGGTTCGTCACGTGGGCGGTGCTGAAGACGATGCGCGAGGGGTATATGTACGACCTCAACCGCCGGTACTACCGGCTCCGACCGCCGAAATAG
- a CDS encoding cytochrome b: protein MSLEKKDEYDHKGWMKEKDLSPVETAFLTTLIWLDKRLRIVDYLELMENLYYKVNLQMPKSHTEQYNLDNKFWYWYPLYTLGLFSTLAYVVAAISGALLGFYYSPSAAAGTEAAGTVAYESIAFIMRDLQFGYMLRSIHRWSAQVMVAAVFLHMLRVYFTGAYKEPRELNWLIGIVLISLTMVFGYTGYLLPWDQLAFWAGQIGVEMSLSIPLAGEWVAQLLFGGFSLSQATLQRMYIIHVFLLPFVVTTLIAIHIGIVWVQGIAEPH, encoded by the coding sequence ATGAGCCTCGAAAAGAAAGACGAGTACGATCACAAGGGGTGGATGAAGGAGAAGGACCTCTCCCCCGTGGAGACGGCCTTCCTGACCACCCTCATCTGGCTCGACAAGCGGCTCCGCATCGTCGATTATCTGGAGCTGATGGAGAACCTCTATTACAAGGTCAACCTCCAGATGCCGAAGAGCCACACCGAGCAGTACAACCTCGACAACAAGTTCTGGTACTGGTACCCGCTGTACACGCTGGGACTGTTCTCCACCCTGGCGTACGTGGTCGCCGCCATCTCCGGCGCACTGTTGGGCTTCTACTACAGCCCCTCGGCCGCGGCGGGGACGGAGGCCGCCGGCACCGTCGCCTACGAGAGCATCGCGTTCATCATGCGGGACCTCCAGTTCGGCTATATGCTCCGGTCGATCCACCGGTGGTCCGCGCAGGTGATGGTCGCGGCGGTGTTCCTCCACATGCTCCGGGTGTACTTCACCGGGGCGTACAAGGAACCGCGGGAGCTCAACTGGCTGATCGGCATCGTGTTGATCAGCCTGACGATGGTGTTCGGGTACACCGGCTACCTGCTGCCGTGGGACCAGCTCGCGTTCTGGGCCGGCCAGATCGGCGTCGAGATGTCGCTGTCGATCCCGCTGGCCGGCGAGTGGGTCGCCCAGCTCCTGTTCGGCGGCTTCTCGTTGAGCCAGGCGACGCTACAACGGATGTATATCATCCACGTGTTCCTGTTGCCGTTCGTGGTGACGACGCTGATCGCCATCCACATCGGCATCGTCTGGGTGCAGGGCATCGCGGAACCCCACTAA
- a CDS encoding plastocyanin/azurin family copper-binding protein, with protein sequence MKRRDFLRTASVPAGAATAAATTSGLGAAQEETEGGGGGGTATVTVGPGGSLVFSPGTDEPLQIAPGTTVEFVWESNNHNIVVDSQPEGAGWEGHEPLENSGFTYEHTFETLGTYEYYCDPHQTAGMVGSIEVVENPNAGGGGGGKKELHSFGVPIHAHWVGAATILGIIVTIIFTFYVLKYGESAHTGTGRNS encoded by the coding sequence ATGAAACGGCGGGACTTCCTACGGACGGCAAGCGTCCCTGCTGGCGCCGCGACGGCCGCCGCCACGACCTCCGGCCTCGGAGCCGCACAGGAGGAAACCGAGGGCGGCGGTGGGGGCGGGACAGCCACGGTCACGGTCGGCCCCGGCGGATCTCTAGTGTTCTCGCCCGGTACCGACGAGCCCCTGCAGATCGCTCCCGGGACGACGGTCGAGTTCGTCTGGGAGTCGAACAACCACAACATCGTCGTCGACAGCCAGCCGGAGGGCGCCGGCTGGGAGGGCCACGAGCCCCTCGAGAACTCCGGGTTCACCTACGAGCACACCTTCGAGACGCTCGGTACCTACGAGTACTACTGTGACCCCCACCAGACTGCCGGAATGGTCGGTTCCATCGAGGTCGTCGAGAACCCCAACGCCGGGGGCGGCGGGGGCGGCAAGAAGGAACTCCACTCCTTCGGCGTCCCGATCCACGCCCACTGGGTCGGTGCCGCCACGATCCTCGGGATCATCGTGACGATCATCTTCACGTTCTACGTGCTGAAATACGGTGAGTCCGCACACACGGGCACCGGGAGGAACTCGTAA
- the nth gene encoding endonuclease III — protein MGTALQTREGQAEAVLDRLYDEYPDTTISLRFSNRLELLVAVVLSAQCTDERVNAVTEELFQKYETAADYAAAEESDLADDIYGITFHNNKAGYLKSIGETLVEKHGGEVPDTMAALTDLKGVGRKTANVVLQHGHDVVEGVVVDTHVQRLSRRLGLTDEERPEAIEPELMALFPESDWQQSTHLFISHGREVCTARTPDCEACVLEDICPSSKLDSDVDLASGDPWE, from the coding sequence ATGGGCACGGCGCTTCAGACCCGCGAGGGGCAGGCCGAGGCGGTTCTCGACCGGCTGTACGACGAGTATCCGGACACGACCATCTCGCTTCGGTTCTCGAACCGGCTCGAACTCCTGGTTGCGGTGGTGCTGTCGGCGCAGTGCACCGACGAGCGCGTCAACGCTGTGACCGAAGAGCTGTTCCAGAAGTACGAGACGGCCGCCGACTACGCCGCCGCCGAGGAGTCCGACCTCGCCGACGACATCTACGGGATCACCTTCCACAACAACAAGGCGGGCTACCTGAAGTCGATCGGGGAGACCCTGGTCGAAAAGCACGGCGGGGAAGTCCCCGACACGATGGCGGCGTTGACCGACCTGAAAGGCGTCGGGCGGAAGACCGCAAACGTGGTGCTCCAGCACGGCCACGACGTCGTCGAAGGGGTCGTAGTGGACACGCACGTCCAGCGGCTCTCCCGGCGGCTCGGGCTCACCGACGAGGAGCGCCCCGAGGCGATCGAACCGGAGCTGATGGCGCTGTTCCCCGAGTCCGACTGGCAGCAGTCGACCCACCTGTTCATCAGCCACGGCCGCGAGGTCTGTACCGCCCGCACCCCCGACTGCGAGGCGTGCGTCCTCGAGGACATCTGTCCCTCCTCGAAGCTCGACAGCGACGTCGACCTCGCCTCCGGCGACCCCTGGGAGTGA
- a CDS encoding DUF7319 domain-containing protein — MTESPEKSSAADRRSEPTDDDGSTGASAGAEGTAAADGDTATGADEATEAGTDAGEPAEPGTAAADGDSGDSEDLDALREQVEETYDFENFGPADMAEMSLEEWEAAFDPETWIVGEELLDRVEQELNARVAIREIFAIVERVDDDGEDRVIAYSDEGYAVIYADGSVEGEGTVLRDVKPTVALCSMDSYELMDPPADGSLPEPREVVEGSGEFGNLMLQVVAGVQMLVGVGLLIAWLALPSLSTVVAPIAAIGFLVIGFFLFLVVANARLSDRFRVEEFRNRLRALENADEQWANVLPEEARGDAAVDDGTGPDQRRELGADRGQAGADGHGESGADTTGSSGP; from the coding sequence ATGACCGAGTCGCCGGAGAAGTCGTCCGCGGCGGACCGTCGCTCGGAGCCGACCGACGACGATGGAAGTACGGGCGCGTCGGCCGGCGCCGAGGGGACAGCAGCGGCCGACGGCGACACGGCGACGGGAGCCGACGAAGCCACGGAAGCGGGGACGGACGCGGGCGAACCCGCGGAACCGGGGACAGCAGCGGCCGACGGCGACAGCGGTGACAGCGAGGATCTCGACGCCCTCCGGGAGCAGGTCGAGGAGACCTACGACTTCGAGAACTTCGGCCCGGCGGATATGGCCGAGATGAGCTTAGAGGAGTGGGAGGCGGCGTTCGACCCCGAGACCTGGATCGTGGGCGAGGAGCTGCTCGACCGAGTGGAGCAGGAACTCAACGCCCGGGTCGCGATCCGCGAGATCTTCGCGATCGTCGAGCGGGTCGACGACGACGGCGAGGATCGCGTGATCGCCTACTCCGACGAGGGGTATGCGGTCATCTACGCCGACGGAAGCGTCGAAGGCGAGGGGACCGTCCTGCGCGACGTGAAGCCGACCGTCGCGCTGTGCTCGATGGACAGCTACGAACTGATGGACCCGCCGGCGGACGGCTCCCTGCCGGAACCGCGGGAGGTCGTCGAGGGCAGCGGCGAGTTCGGGAACCTGATGCTGCAGGTCGTCGCCGGCGTGCAGATGTTGGTCGGCGTCGGGCTGTTGATCGCGTGGCTCGCGCTTCCGTCGCTGTCAACTGTCGTGGCACCGATCGCGGCCATCGGCTTCCTGGTGATCGGCTTCTTCCTGTTTCTGGTGGTCGCCAACGCTCGGCTCTCCGATCGGTTCCGCGTCGAGGAGTTCCGCAACCGGCTCCGGGCGCTCGAAAACGCCGACGAGCAGTGGGCCAACGTGCTCCCCGAGGAGGCGAGAGGCGACGCTGCCGTCGACGACGGAACCGGGCCCGACCAGCGGCGCGAACTGGGCGCCGACAGGGGGCAGGCCGGGGCCGACGGCCACGGAGAGTCAGGCGCGGACACGACCGGAAGCTCCGGCCCGTAG